In the genome of Vicia villosa cultivar HV-30 ecotype Madison, WI linkage group LG7, Vvil1.0, whole genome shotgun sequence, one region contains:
- the LOC131620766 gene encoding long chain base biosynthesis protein 1-like → MMASAVLDFVNTTVVWVTHALDAPSARATVFGFNIGGHLFIEVLLLVVILFLLSQKSYKPPKRPLTNKEIDELCDEWTPQPLIPSLDKDMQYEPPVLESAASPHTIVNGKDVVNFASANYLGLIGHQKLLDSCSSALEKYGVGSCGPRGFYGTIDVHLDCEARIAKFLGTPDSILYSYGLSTMFSAIPAFSKKGDIIVADEGVHWGIQNGLYLSRSTVVYFKHNDMDSLKETLENITSKYKHTKNLRRYIVVEALYQNSGQIAPLDDIIKLKEKYRFRILLDESNSFGVLGSSGRGLTEHYGIPVEKLDLITAAMGHALATEGGFCTGSARVIDHQRLSSSGYVFSASLPPYLASAAITAIDVLEENPNLLTKLKNNIAVLRRGLVEIPGFTIASHPESPIVYLRLKKSMGSMNDDIHLLESIAERVLKEDSVFVVTSRRSTLDKCRLPVGIRLFVSAGHSESDLHKASESLKRVAALVL, encoded by the exons ATGATGGCTTCAGCTGTTCTCGATTTCGTTAACACTACGGTGGTTTGGGTTACACATGCTTTAGATGCTCCTTCTGCAAGAGCTACAGTTTTTGGATTTAATATTGGTG GACATTTATTTATCGAGGTGTTGCTCCTGGTCGTCATACTTTTCTTGCTTTCCCAGAAAAGTTATAAACCTCCTAAAAGACCCTTGACAAACAAG GAAATTGACGAGTTATGTGATGAATGGACTCCACAACCGCTTATTCCTTCTCTTGATAAAGATATGCAGTATGAACCCCCAGTGTTGGAGAG TGCTGCTAGCCCCCACACCATAGTTAATGGTAAAGATGTTGTCAATTTTGCTTCAGCAAACTATCTTGGGCTTATAGGTCATCAAAAGTTACTT GATTCATGTTCTTCTGCTTTAGAGAAATATGGTGTTGGTTCTTGTGGTCCACGCGGGTTTTATGGAACAATTG ATGTCCATCTTGACTGTGAAGCGAGAATAGCAAAATTTTTAGGAACGCCTGATTCAATTCTATACTCTTATGGACTTTCGACCATGTTCAGTGCTATTCCTGCTTTCTCTAAAAAAGGAGATATAATTGTGGC GGATGAGGGAGTCCACTGGGGAATACAGAATGGCCTTTATCTTTCTAGAAGCACCGTGGTGTATTTTAAGCACAATGACATGGATTCTTTAAAAGAAACTTTAGAGAACATTACTTCGAAATATAAGCACACCAAGAATTTGAGGCGTTATATTGTTGTTGAAGCTCTCTACCAG AACTCTGGTCAAATAGCACCCCTAGATGATATCATTAAGTTGAAGGAAAAATATCGGTTTCGTATTTTACTGGACGAGAGCAACTCATTTGGTGTGCTTGGAAGTTCTGGAAGAGGTCTCACCGAACACTATGGAATTCCA GTTGAGAAATTAGATCTTATAACTGCTGCTATGGGACATGCATTGGCAACAGAAGGAGGATTCTGCACTGGAAGTGCAAGAGTTATAGATCACCAA CGATTGAGTAGCTCTGGTTATGTCTTTTCTGCTTCTTTGCCTCCATATCTTGCAAGCGCTGCAATTACAGCTATTGATGTCCTTGAGGAAAATCCCAATCTGTTAACAAAGTTGAAGAACAACATTGCTGTGTTACGGAGAG GGTTGGTGGAAATACCAGGCTTTACAATTGCAAGTCATCCAGAATCACCAATTGTTTATTTGAGATTAAAGAAGTCAATGGGTTCTATGAATGATGACATACATCTGCTTGAAAGTATTGCCGAGCGA gttttgaaaGAAGATTCTGTATTTGTGGTGACTTCCAGAAGATCAACACTGGATAAGTGCCGCTTGCCTGTTGGAATTAGATTGTTTGTTTCTGCAGGGCATTCAGAGTCTGATCTTCACAAGGCATCTGAATCATTGAAAAGGGTTGCTGCATTAGTTTTGTAG